The Sphingopyxis fribergensis genome contains a region encoding:
- a CDS encoding GH92 family glycosyl hydrolase: MGIDRNLNRGWKLGAILASSAAILPLMVAFSPAAARPKVGQSPVELADPLVGTAPLDDPAVIGNAPPPGEPVYSGQTSPGARLPHGSVEAAPVNNNIELLYPNGVPVPYYYTNPTMIGFTGGGGSTYGGGAEPFIMPVVGDWSPPPAYSQSYYDKSREKASPGYYSVYLDSFRTQAELTATRWASVMRFTFPESQRSNIIVNLPRHGGSVEVVGDRIVRGVSNDKDSADGGYFVAEFSKPFAALGTFRKSPGDNEGWGIGTSDVKPGGREMTGSYAGSYVTFNTKAGEQVLVKMAHGTSYEQAAQRLAAEVPGWDFDGVRQAAQGTWAQLLNRVRVTGGTDKQRKLFYSTLFQSFASPRLIAQKGKKFADTNGKVQTATHDRYGPVPFWDTGRNQIVLLELMEPEAVQNIMASELAMAREKGYMNTSFHGDNAVFLFLGAWERGIEFDYEAAYEYLRKNATDPKGPRGYLAEYMKQGWISDIVPDHNPSPPYAGGKAGADKTLEYAWDDYALALYAKKLGKDTDYRMFLKRAGNYVHVFDKSIGFMRGRTADGKWIAPFDPQEPYYNFMMKEASGWSTLWLVPHDVQGLIGLLGGRDAFNAKLDEFFTKPYNPTGICRDCTGVIGQYVHGNQPDQQAPYYYNWSGQPWKTQALVRQILERTYGSDASGYGYPGMDDQGATSSWYALSALGFYPVDPSSQDYIIGSPLFDDASLDMGNGKTLRIVAKNNSDTNVYIQSATLNGKPWNKPWFRHDDVKDGATFVFTMGAKPNKAWGAAPAAAPPSMSRKP, translated from the coding sequence ATGGGTATCGACAGGAATTTGAACCGCGGGTGGAAATTGGGCGCCATTCTGGCGTCGTCGGCGGCGATATTGCCGCTCATGGTCGCCTTCTCGCCGGCGGCGGCGCGGCCCAAAGTCGGCCAGTCGCCGGTCGAACTCGCCGATCCGCTCGTCGGCACCGCGCCGCTCGACGATCCCGCGGTGATCGGCAACGCGCCGCCGCCGGGCGAGCCCGTCTATTCGGGGCAAACCTCGCCGGGCGCGCGCCTGCCGCACGGCTCGGTCGAGGCGGCGCCGGTGAACAATAATATCGAGCTTCTCTATCCGAACGGCGTCCCCGTTCCCTATTATTACACCAACCCGACGATGATCGGTTTCACCGGTGGCGGCGGCTCAACCTATGGCGGCGGCGCCGAACCTTTCATCATGCCCGTGGTCGGCGATTGGTCGCCGCCGCCCGCCTATAGCCAGTCATACTATGACAAGTCGCGCGAAAAGGCGTCGCCGGGCTATTATTCGGTCTATCTCGACAGCTTCCGCACCCAGGCCGAACTGACCGCGACGCGCTGGGCGAGCGTGATGCGCTTCACCTTCCCCGAAAGCCAGCGGTCGAACATCATCGTCAATCTGCCGCGCCACGGCGGCTCGGTCGAGGTGGTCGGCGACCGCATCGTGCGGGGGGTGTCGAACGACAAGGACAGCGCCGACGGTGGCTATTTCGTCGCCGAATTTTCGAAGCCCTTTGCCGCGCTCGGCACCTTCCGCAAATCGCCCGGCGACAATGAAGGCTGGGGCATCGGCACCAGCGACGTGAAACCCGGCGGGCGCGAGATGACGGGCAGCTATGCCGGCAGCTATGTGACCTTCAATACCAAGGCCGGCGAACAGGTGCTGGTGAAGATGGCGCACGGCACCAGCTATGAGCAGGCCGCGCAGCGGCTCGCCGCCGAAGTGCCGGGATGGGATTTCGACGGCGTTCGTCAGGCCGCGCAGGGCACCTGGGCGCAACTGCTGAACCGCGTCCGCGTGACGGGCGGCACGGACAAGCAGCGCAAGCTCTTCTACTCGACCCTCTTCCAGTCCTTCGCTTCGCCGCGGCTGATCGCGCAGAAGGGCAAGAAGTTCGCCGACACCAACGGCAAGGTCCAGACCGCGACGCACGACCGTTACGGCCCGGTCCCCTTCTGGGACACGGGGCGCAACCAGATCGTGCTGCTCGAACTGATGGAGCCCGAGGCAGTCCAGAACATCATGGCCTCCGAACTCGCGATGGCGCGCGAGAAAGGCTATATGAACACCTCGTTCCACGGCGACAATGCGGTGTTTCTGTTCCTCGGCGCGTGGGAGCGCGGCATCGAATTCGATTATGAAGCAGCCTATGAATATCTGCGCAAGAATGCGACCGACCCGAAGGGGCCGCGTGGATATCTTGCCGAATATATGAAGCAGGGCTGGATTTCGGACATCGTGCCCGACCATAACCCCAGCCCGCCCTATGCCGGCGGCAAGGCGGGCGCGGACAAGACGCTCGAATATGCGTGGGACGATTATGCGCTCGCGCTCTATGCGAAGAAGCTCGGCAAGGACACCGACTACCGGATGTTCCTGAAACGCGCGGGCAATTATGTCCATGTCTTCGACAAATCGATCGGCTTCATGCGCGGGCGCACCGCCGACGGCAAATGGATCGCGCCCTTCGATCCGCAGGAGCCCTATTATAATTTCATGATGAAGGAGGCGTCGGGCTGGTCGACCCTGTGGCTCGTCCCGCACGATGTGCAAGGACTGATCGGCCTACTCGGGGGCCGCGATGCGTTCAATGCCAAGCTCGACGAATTTTTCACCAAGCCCTATAATCCGACGGGCATCTGCCGCGACTGCACCGGCGTGATCGGCCAATATGTCCACGGCAACCAGCCCGACCAGCAGGCGCCCTATTATTACAACTGGAGCGGCCAGCCGTGGAAGACGCAGGCGCTGGTGCGCCAGATCCTCGAGAGGACCTATGGCAGCGATGCGTCGGGCTATGGCTATCCGGGGATGGACGATCAGGGCGCGACCTCGTCCTGGTACGCGCTTTCGGCGCTCGGCTTCTATCCGGTCGATCCGTCGAGCCAGGATTATATCATCGGCAGCCCGCTGTTCGACGACGCCAGCCTCGACATGGGCAACGGCAAGACGCTGCGGATCGTCGCGAAGAATAATTCGGACACGAACGTCTATATCCAGTCGGCGACGCTGAACGGCAAACCGTGGAACAAGCCATGGTTCCGCCACGACGACGTCAAGGACGGCGCGACCTTCGTCTTCACAATGGGTGCAAAGCCGAACAAGGCGTGGGGCGCCGCGCCCGCCGCCGCGCCGCCGTCGATGTCGCGAAAGCCTTAG
- a CDS encoding glycoside hydrolase family 2 protein, giving the protein MRSLLITASLLALAPAAAHAQTAPSVKDAVYTGDLMTRWGKEVTPENAWRLYPRPQMVRERWVNLNGLWDYAIAPKAAERPAAMDRKILVPFPVESKLSRVARKVTPDDRIWYRRSFTVPADWRGQNVMLNFGAVDYEATVRVNGSVVGSHKGGFDAFGFDITPYLKAGENELIVEVTDPTSAGTQPRGKQILAPAGIWYTAVSGIWQTVWLEPLPKLHIAEVRATPDIDRGTVDVAVALSGWANDTDAVRLTASAGGKPIASTIIRANRQATLAIPNAHLWSPDDPHLYDLKAELVTIADPYAGEAERDRKAYDSRFTDHESRVYAKAQVQGAPRDSVAAYFAMRKVSIGPGRVAGQPAILLNNKPLFQHGTLDQGWWPDGLYTPPSEEAMKSDIVFLKKAGFNMLRKHIKVEPARYYHDADRLGMLIWQDMPSGGGEDQYLAGTSQYQAIFPSETLAEQQKQLSEMVGELRAFPSIVTWVVNNEGWGQYDSATLARFVKGLDPSRLVNANSGWVDVAPGVSEMLDIHTYEDVPRTPPLQTNRALVLGEYGGVGFPVPGHIWKPGKDNWSYQVAKDEKEYLVRFRRKMEGVIRQAKENGLSASVYTQTTDVEDEINGLLTYDRAVPKASAEALAEIAAPLWNPPAPD; this is encoded by the coding sequence ATGCGCAGCCTCTTGATCACCGCATCGCTTCTCGCCCTCGCGCCCGCCGCGGCGCACGCGCAGACCGCGCCGTCTGTCAAAGACGCCGTCTATACCGGCGACCTGATGACGCGCTGGGGCAAGGAGGTGACGCCCGAAAACGCTTGGCGCCTCTATCCGCGTCCGCAGATGGTGCGCGAACGCTGGGTCAACCTCAACGGCCTGTGGGACTATGCGATCGCGCCCAAGGCGGCCGAGCGGCCGGCGGCGATGGACCGCAAAATCCTCGTGCCGTTCCCGGTCGAATCGAAGCTCTCGCGCGTCGCGCGCAAGGTGACGCCCGACGACCGAATTTGGTATCGCCGCAGCTTCACCGTTCCCGCCGACTGGCGCGGCCAGAATGTCATGCTCAATTTCGGCGCGGTCGATTATGAGGCGACGGTGCGCGTCAACGGATCGGTCGTCGGCTCGCACAAGGGCGGCTTCGACGCCTTTGGCTTCGACATCACGCCCTATCTCAAGGCGGGCGAAAATGAGTTGATCGTCGAGGTCACCGACCCGACGAGCGCGGGGACGCAGCCGCGCGGCAAGCAGATCCTCGCCCCCGCGGGCATCTGGTACACCGCGGTCAGCGGCATCTGGCAGACGGTGTGGCTCGAACCGTTACCCAAGCTCCATATCGCCGAGGTGCGCGCCACCCCCGATATCGATCGCGGCACCGTCGATGTCGCGGTGGCGCTCAGCGGCTGGGCCAATGATACCGACGCGGTACGCCTGACCGCGAGCGCGGGCGGCAAGCCGATCGCCTCGACGATTATCCGCGCCAACCGGCAGGCGACGCTCGCTATCCCGAACGCGCACCTCTGGTCGCCCGACGACCCCCATCTCTATGACCTCAAGGCCGAACTGGTGACGATCGCCGATCCCTATGCGGGCGAGGCCGAGCGCGACCGCAAGGCCTATGACTCGCGCTTCACCGACCACGAAAGCCGCGTCTATGCGAAGGCGCAGGTTCAGGGCGCGCCGCGCGACAGCGTCGCCGCCTATTTCGCGATGCGCAAGGTGTCGATCGGCCCCGGCCGCGTCGCGGGGCAACCCGCGATCCTGCTCAACAACAAGCCGCTCTTCCAGCACGGCACGCTCGATCAGGGCTGGTGGCCCGACGGGCTCTACACGCCGCCGTCGGAAGAGGCGATGAAGAGCGACATCGTCTTCTTGAAGAAGGCGGGGTTCAACATGCTGCGCAAGCATATCAAGGTCGAACCCGCGCGCTATTATCACGACGCCGACCGGCTCGGCATGCTGATCTGGCAGGATATGCCCTCGGGCGGCGGCGAAGATCAATATCTCGCCGGCACCAGCCAGTATCAGGCGATCTTCCCGTCGGAAACGCTCGCCGAGCAGCAGAAACAATTGTCCGAAATGGTCGGCGAGCTGCGCGCCTTTCCGTCGATCGTCACCTGGGTCGTCAATAACGAGGGGTGGGGCCAATATGATTCGGCGACGCTTGCTCGCTTCGTGAAGGGGCTCGATCCCTCGCGGCTGGTCAATGCCAATTCGGGCTGGGTCGACGTCGCGCCGGGCGTATCGGAAATGCTCGACATCCACACCTATGAAGATGTGCCGAGGACGCCGCCGCTCCAGACGAACCGCGCGTTGGTGCTTGGCGAATATGGCGGGGTGGGTTTCCCGGTGCCGGGGCATATCTGGAAACCGGGCAAGGACAATTGGAGCTATCAGGTCGCCAAGGACGAGAAGGAATATCTCGTCCGCTTCCGTCGGAAGATGGAAGGCGTCATCCGGCAGGCAAAGGAGAATGGGCTCAGTGCCTCGGTCTACACCCAGACGACCGACGTCGAGGACGAGATCAACGGCCTTTTGACCTATGA